The following nucleotide sequence is from Flavobacteriales bacterium.
ATTATCCGAAAACTCCACTATTTTCACTCTCTGACCAATTGAATATTCTCCTGAAGAATATCGCCAAGAACCAACTATATATTTATTATAAGTTTCATCTGATGTTTGCTTTTTACAAGCCCCAAAAAACACACTTACTAGCAATATTAATACGATATAAAATCTGCTATTCATAATCGATAAATTATTTTTAACGAACGATAAATCATACAAATGGTTTACTTCTATTATATACCTTCAAATCTACTGCTTATATATTATTTAAAAAGGATTCGATAATCCTCTATGCTATGTCATAAAAAAAGCCTTGATACACAGTGGTATCAAGGCTTGTATTTTGAGTAGTCCGTAGGGGAATCGAACCCCTGTTACCAGGATGAAAACCTGGCGTCCTAACCCCTAGACGAACGGACCATTATATTCCCTTTTTTACAAGGGAGTGCAAATATAAAACTTTTCTATATCCACCAAAACTTTAATGGCAAAGGTTTTAAGATTTAATATTACCATCTGTTTTCATCTTAAACCCTAGCCTTTTTGATGTCTTCAAATTCATCTTGAATATAGAATCTACTATGTCCTTCAGACTCACCTCCTCTACCTCATCATAATCAGGAACATATAGGTCGAAATTTATGCAATAAAGGATCGCAGACTCTACAATATCCTTAATATCTTTTTTCTTAATCTTACTGTTTACGAAATCATTGAACAGAATTCCCATTTGCCGTTTACCTTCAACGAAGTAATGCCCGTCTTTATTTACAAAAATTCTTGCAACTAAGTAACCAGAATCGTTTAGACGTTGATATTTAAAAGAGTCCGCAAGGAAATTATAGACATTTATAATTCCACAATAAGACCTCAAATGGTCATCCTTTACATAAGAAGTATTCCAGATGTGGTGATCTTTATCGAACAGAAAGGCATTGGTATGCATTTGAAAAACAATAATATCACCACCGATTTTAATCTCTGCCTCGTAACTCCCCTTCGCCTTATATTTTATGGTTAACTTTTCATCGATCTTATTCGCTCGACTGCCCAAGTCCTCTGCACTTGTCTCTAACTGCGACTTAAACCCTTTAAAAACATCCTCAAGCTTACTATAAACAGTAAGTTTCGTTAATGTCTTTTCCTTAAGGGTATCTAAAATTAACGCGCTTGCAGTCTTTGGCTTTTTCATAATGGCTTAATATGCTTTTGCAAAAATCACTCTCCTACTTGAAGGATTACCTGTTAAAACACAGACTCCTTCTTTCTCCTCTCCTTCCAATGGAATACAACGTATTGTAGCCTTGGTTTGTTCCTTTATTTTAGCCTCCGTTTCTGCAGTTCCGTCCCAGTGGGCAGATACAAATCCTGCTTCGTTTTTTATTATTGACCTAAATTCTTCGAATGTATCTACTTCACGAATATTATCTGCTCTAAATTGTTTAGCCCGCTCGAATAAACCAGTTTGAATCTCGTCTAGTAATGATACCACGTAGTCACCTACTCGGTCTCGCTCAATGGTGGTCTTCTCTTTGGTATCTCTTCGCGCTACTTCAATTGTTCCATTTTCTAAATCTCTTTTACCAATAGCCAGACGAACAGGAACTCCTTTTAATTCGTATTCGGCGAATTTCCAACCAGGCTTATGTGTATCCCTATTATCGAATTTCACATCAATTCCTTTCGCCTCAAGCTTAGATTTAATCTCGTTCGCTACAACGCTTAACTTTTCTAATTCTTCATCGCCTTTGTAAATAGGAATAATTACAACTTGAATTGGTGCTAATGCTGGAGGTAAAACCAAACCATCATCGTCCGAATGTGCCATTACTAAGGCTCCCATCAATCTTGTTGAAACTCCCCAAGAAGAAGCCCAAACATGTTCCAATTTACCTTCTTTAGTAGCAAATTTCACATCAAACGCTTTGGCAAAATTTTGTCCCAAGAAATGAGATGTTCCCATCTGCAAAGCTTTACCATCTTGCATTAGTCCTTCAATACAATATGTCTCCACCGCGCCTGCAAAACGTTCCGTAGGTGTCTTTATCCCTTTTAATACAGGAACGGCCATATAGTTCTCTGCAAAATCAGCATAAACATCTAGCATTTGTTCTGTTTCCGCTATAGCTTCCGATTCTAATGCATGTGCTGTATGTCCTTCTTGCCACAAAAATTCAGAAGTTCTTAAAAACAATCTAGTTCGCATTTCCCAACGCATAACATTTGCCCATTGATTAATGAGTAGTGGTAAATCGCGGTACGATTGAATCCAGCCCCTAAACGTATTCCAAATAATTGTTTCCGAAGTTGGTCTAATAATAAGCTCTTCTTCTAACTTGGCCTCTGGATCTACTATAACTCCACCATTCTCCGAATCTGTTTTTAATCGATAATGTGTTACTACAGCACACTCTTTTGCAAAGCCTTCCACGTGATTTGCCTCCTTACTTAAATAAGATTTGGGGATTAAAAGGGGGAAATAAGCATTAGAATGCCCAGTATCTTTGAACTTTTTATCCAATATAGCTTGCATCTTCTCCCATATCGCATAGCCATATGGTTTAATTATCATACATCCTCTTACGTCTGAATTCTCTGCTAAGTCAGCCTTTACAACGATATCGTTATACCATTGAGGAAAATTTTCTCTAGAAGTTATCCCTTTATTACCCATTCGAAATTATTTGTGGTACGGTATTTGGTTTGCACAGGCAAACGCTATAAAAACAAAACTAAAGAATAAGGAGGACCAAAAAATGAAAACAACTATAAAAATATTAATTGTAATGTATGCCTTAGTTAGCATTCCAACAGTAAACGCTCAAAACCATTACGACGATATCTACTATTCTAGTAGTGACAACAACGATTACGAGTATTATTATGGTAGCGACAACACCGATTACGATCAAGAATATGCTTCAACAGAAACGTATGATGAGAATGGCGACACCTACATCACAAATAATTATTACTCAGATAATGATTACAACTCTAGTTACTCAAGAAGATTGAGAAGGTTTCATGGGTACAACTATGATCCATACCGATATAATAACACTTACTTACATTTTAGTAACTACTATGATCCTTACTATTCTTATGGCTCTCCATGCGCTAATTCAGGTTGGAACATCTCTTGGAATAGCAGATATGGATGGAATTATGGATACAACGTTGGCTACGGTTACGGACCGTACAATAGACCATACAATTACGGATATGGGTACGGGTACGGACATAGCTATAGCTATTCATATAACCCTTATGGCTACGGCTATGGAAATGGATTCTATAATAGACACAACAACTACAACCATGGATACAATCACGGTTACAACCATGGTGTGAACGACAGTTATTCCAGTAACTACTATGGCAATAGCACGAGCAACTATAATGCATCCAAAGTAAACTATGGACCAAGAAGCTCCACTGTATCTAATGCACGGGCATCCGTTTCGCCATATGCTAAGAAAGTTTCTTCTTCAAGCGCATCGCAGGTTAAGTCATCGAGAGCTGTTTCAAAATCTAACAGCCCTACAAATGCTAGAACGAGCAGAAGTAATGTTGCACATAAATCAACTACTTCAGCAGCGCATAACAGTCAGCGGAATGTAAACCCTGCAACTAGACAAAGAACAAATAGCAGTACTTATAGTAGAACGGCGACACCAAAATCTACTCCTCGTACAAATGCACCAAGAGTAAATTCAACGCAGAACAGAAACGTTGCGCCTAAAGTAAATACTCCGAGACCAAGGGTATCAACTTCAAATTCTCGTCCAGCTACAAGTAAACCAAAAACGGCACAACNAAAAANATATAGCACGCCATCTTATAGCGCTCCAAAACCTTCGACAAGAACATATGCACCAAAGTCGAATAATAGCTATAAGGCGCCAGTAAGAAATAGTGCGCCAGCGGCAAGACCTGCAAGCAGACCAACTTATAATTCTCCTAGAGCAACAAGCAGGCCGAGCAATTCTGCTAGACCAGCAAGAACACGAATTCAATAATAACAGACCAGGATGGTTAATAAAGAAATCACAGTCCTTTTAATATTCGGAGCTTGTTTAGCAAATGTTGAATCCCATGGCCAGAATGAGTTTGATGTAATGCGGTATTCTCAACAAGAAATTGGTGGCACTTCAAAATTCACAAGTATGGCAGGAGCCTTTGGAGCCCTAGGGGGAGACGCATCTACCTTAAGTTACAACCCAGCTGGTATTGCGATCTATAGAAAATCAGAATTCACCTTTACACCTGGATACTATCAATCTGATAATTCATCCTCGTACAATGGCAGCACCACCAAAAGAAGCATAGGAAGTCTTAATCATGGAAACCTAGGTACCATTTTTTATAATGGAGAGCACACAGGAAGGTGGATGTCGATTAATTTCGGATTCAGTATAAATAGAACTGCTTCATTTCGAAACAAATATGTAATCCAAGGCACAACCAATGGATCTTCACTAATCGATCAATACGAAAATGAAGCTAATTCCATAGGCAGCGACAATATCAACAGCTTATCCTCAGGGGCACTTGGAGCTTACAATACGTATCTACTAGAAATTGATACTACCAATAATTCATTTTACCAACCCTATAGAATAGACCAAGGTCTTCAAACCAAATCAAATATGTCGTCTGGAAAAATGGCTGAATACGCATTTTCTATTGGCGGGAACTACAACGACAGAATATTTCTAGGGATGACCTTGGTATATAATGTGGTTAATTACAGATCGCGAATTGAATATTCTGAAACAGACGAAAACTTCAATTCCGAAGTAAATTATTTTGTACAAGGAGAAGATTTAAAAACCAGAGGAAAAGGCATAAATATAAAGATTGGAGTAATCTACAAGGCAAATGATTGGCTAAGGTTAGGCGGTGCCCTTCACACTCCAACAAGGATAGAACTACAAGATGATTTTGAAGTTAGTTTTGAAACCTATTATGACGGATATTCATCCGCATCAAGTGTTGATTCCGAATTATGGGAATTTGATTACAGTATTATAACACCTTTTAAAGCCATCGGTAGTGTGGCAACAATTTTTGGCAAACAGGGACTATTGAGCGCTGATATTGAATATATAGACTACACTCTTGGGATACTTCAATCCGATAGTTACTCGTTTATAGAAGAGAACAACAATGTACAAGACTACCTCAAAACAGCAGTAAATTTTAGATTAGGAGGCGAATATCGTATAAATAACTTGTCCCTTCGAGGCGGCTATGCGAACTATGGCAAACCAGATAATCTTAATTCGGGTACAATAACTTATACTGGTGGAATGGGCTGGAGAGATGAAACATACTTCGTCGACGTAGCCTATGCAAACATACAGTCTAAAGAAACCCACTATCTATATAACGAAGTTAGCAGCAAAGCAACCGTAAATACAACCAAACATAAGGCTACAATTACTCTAGGCCTGAATTTCTAATTCATAAAAAAAAGGGGACAGTCATATCTGACTATCCCCTTTTTTTTAAAAATCTTTTAAAACTTATTTTTTTGCAGCTTTAGTGGCTTTCGCTTTTTTTGCAGGCACCTTTTCTTCAACAACTACTTCAGGAGCACCTCCATTAATATATTCATCAACAAGAACTCTACCGCAATGCTCACATACAATTACTTTTTTGTGCATTCTTATATCTAATCTTCTTTGTGGTGGAATCTTATTGAAACAACCACCGCACGAATCTCTTTGAATAGTAACAACTGCTAAACCATTAATAGCATTTCCTCTTATTCGTCTGTATGCAGTTAACAATCTGTCTTCAATAATATTTGATGCTTTTTTTGATCTCTTAGCCAAAGATTCTTCATCTTTTTGCGTTTCCGCAACAATATCATCTAGCTCGCCTTTTTTAACCTTTAGATCGTCTCTAAGCTCTTTAAGCTCTTTTTTTGAACCATCAACACCTTCTCCTCTAGAGTCGATCTCAAATTTAATTTCTTTGATTTTTTTCTCAGCAAGTTGAATTTCCAATGTTTGAAACTCAATCTCTTTATTTATTGAATCAAACTCACGGCTATTTCTAACTTTCTTCTGTTGGGTTTCATATCTCTTAATATCAGCATGAGCATCCTTGATAGCATTCTCTTTATCCGAAATTTTAGTTTTCAACTCTTCTTCTGCAGAAGTTTGATTATTCAATCTCGTTTCTAATCCTTCAACAGCATCTTCTAAATCCTGCACTTCAAGAGGAAGCTCACCTCTGATCGTTCTAATTTTGTCTATCTGACTATCAATCGTCTGTAAATCGAGTAACGCTTTCAGTTTCTCTTCAGTTGATACGTCTTTTTTATCTATTGTTTTCGTTGACATCTTTAAATCAAATATTTAATTGGACTCGTGTTTATTCCGGAAAAATGGATGGCAAATTTAGGAAATTTTTTCTTAATTAAGCTATAAATCACCTCTGTTGTGAACTGTTCACTTTCATAATGACCAATATCAGCGATCGCGATCTCACTATTTGAATCAAAGAATTGATGATATTTAAAATCCCCAGTAATAAACACATCCGCATTTTTGCTAATGGCACTATCTAATAGAAAGCTCCCAGATCCTCCACAGACTGCAATTTTTTTCACTACATCCGTTACTGGCTGTGTATACCGAATACCATTTGCACTAAATTCTTTTTTTATAAAATTCATAAAATCAACAAACAGCATTTCCTCTTTTAAGTATCCGATCATTCCAGAACCAGCGTTATAATTTCCTTCTTTATCGATTAAAAACTCCGTATCGATTAAACCTATTTTCTCACATATTTTTGAATTAACCCCTCCAACCACATTATCTAAACATGTGTGCGAAGCATAAACAGCAACATTATTACTTATGGCTTTAATAACTGTTCTGCCAAGCCAATTGGATGGATTGATATTCTTTAAATCACCGAATAATAATGGATGATGAACGACAACTAAATTGCAGTCCTTAGCTATGGCTTCTTCGATAATCGCTTCTGTACAATCGAGAGAGACTAATACTCCTTTAACTTCTGCATTGATATCGCCAATATTGAGACCACAATTATCGTAATCTTCTTGTAGATGCAAGGGCGCTAGATCTTCAATTAACGTCGTTATGTCTTTTATTATCATATTTCAATATTACCAAAATTTCACATCAATCTAAATTTGTACTTTTATTCTCAATGACACCAGCCAAGCTCCTTCTAGCACCATTTGCCATTTTGTATTGGATAATCACTAGTACGAGAAACTTTCTTTTCGACAAAAATATTATTTCTTCTACTTCCTACGACCTTCCTATTATCTGCATTGGCAATCTTACACATGGCGGAACTGGCAAAACACCCCATGTAATGCATGTTGCAAAAGCCCTTCAAGAAAAAATTACAATTGCTGTTCTTCTCA
It contains:
- a CDS encoding proline--tRNA ligase; translation: MGNKGITSRENFPQWYNDIVVKADLAENSDVRGCMIIKPYGYAIWEKMQAILDKKFKDTGHSNAYFPLLIPKSYLSKEANHVEGFAKECAVVTHYRLKTDSENGGVIVDPEAKLEEELIIRPTSETIIWNTFRGWIQSYRDLPLLINQWANVMRWEMRTRLFLRTSEFLWQEGHTAHALESEAIAETEQMLDVYADFAENYMAVPVLKGIKTPTERFAGAVETYCIEGLMQDGKALQMGTSHFLGQNFAKAFDVKFATKEGKLEHVWASSWGVSTRLMGALVMAHSDDDGLVLPPALAPIQVVIIPIYKGDEELEKLSVVANEIKSKLEAKGIDVKFDNRDTHKPGWKFAEYELKGVPVRLAIGKRDLENGTIEVARRDTKEKTTIERDRVGDYVVSLLDEIQTGLFERAKQFRADNIREVDTFEEFRSIIKNEAGFVSAHWDGTAETEAKIKEQTKATIRCIPLEGEEKEGVCVLTGNPSSRRVIFAKAY
- a CDS encoding Nif3-like dinuclear metal center hexameric protein; this translates as MIIKDITTLIEDLAPLHLQEDYDNCGLNIGDINAEVKGVLVSLDCTEAIIEEAIAKDCNLVVVHHPLLFGDLKNINPSNWLGRTVIKAISNNVAVYASHTCLDNVVGGVNSKICEKIGLIDTEFLIDKEGNYNAGSGMIGYLKEEMLFVDFMNFIKKEFSANGIRYTQPVTDVVKKIAVCGGSGSFLLDSAISKNADVFITGDFKYHQFFDSNSEIAIADIGHYESEQFTTEVIYSLIKKKFPKFAIHFSGINTSPIKYLI